A genomic region of Rhodohalobacter sp. 614A contains the following coding sequences:
- a CDS encoding tetratricopeptide repeat protein: MKSTKILFLILAPLALFWACETADPLVDDVQVDLFTGNYDAALETVNTALATDSANYVAHMYKGIVLSSQAWEMDPPSSRQPVYEEARASFDTAKSLMQEQPETPAELEELNNSIVSFWADEYNAGVSIQNDDSLFNATENPYEASLEHLQNATIINPDSAMTFQVISSTYFQLDRVEEAISSYEKVMDLLDKPTPEDYEYLNSLYLYNNQYEEAIQLSQEGREMYPEESMFVRFLADAYIQSGERDQAISLVEQLIEQEPNNPQYRRVLGTQVYQSVERISNDVSDLYEELFELRQAARNQRGQELEQTQAEIEELQSEIDSKEQEIDELTGIAIREMSRVVELEPDSESANFILGIIYQNRAANLFERRNNTTDNQEADNFDESAKENLREAMTYYESAAEINPENPENWQSLFQVYTALGMEEKAEEAMQKAGMDNSN, translated from the coding sequence ATGAAAAGCACTAAAATACTTTTTCTAATACTTGCTCCTTTGGCATTATTTTGGGCGTGTGAAACAGCAGACCCGCTTGTTGACGATGTGCAAGTAGATCTATTTACAGGGAACTATGATGCAGCGCTTGAAACAGTAAACACTGCACTTGCAACAGACTCTGCCAATTATGTTGCACATATGTATAAAGGAATTGTTCTGTCATCACAAGCTTGGGAGATGGATCCACCAAGTTCCAGACAGCCTGTTTATGAAGAAGCAAGAGCTTCATTCGATACTGCCAAATCTTTAATGCAGGAACAACCAGAAACCCCGGCAGAACTTGAAGAATTAAACAACTCTATAGTCTCTTTCTGGGCCGATGAATATAATGCAGGGGTAAGTATTCAGAATGATGACAGCCTCTTTAATGCTACTGAGAACCCATATGAAGCTTCTCTTGAGCACCTTCAAAATGCTACTATCATCAACCCCGATAGTGCAATGACTTTTCAGGTTATATCATCAACCTATTTTCAGTTAGACCGGGTTGAAGAAGCTATTTCAAGCTATGAAAAAGTTATGGATCTTCTCGATAAGCCAACTCCTGAAGATTATGAATACCTCAACAGCCTCTATCTCTACAACAACCAGTACGAAGAGGCTATTCAGTTATCACAAGAAGGCCGTGAAATGTATCCTGAGGAGTCGATGTTTGTACGCTTTCTCGCCGATGCTTACATCCAGTCAGGTGAAAGGGATCAGGCGATTTCTTTGGTAGAGCAATTAATTGAACAAGAACCAAATAACCCACAATACAGACGGGTACTTGGTACTCAGGTTTACCAAAGCGTTGAGCGTATTTCTAATGACGTATCTGACTTGTACGAAGAACTTTTCGAATTGAGACAAGCTGCAAGAAATCAACGCGGACAAGAACTTGAGCAAACACAAGCTGAAATTGAAGAACTTCAGTCTGAAATTGATTCTAAAGAACAAGAAATTGACGAATTGACCGGTATTGCTATTCGTGAAATGTCGAGAGTAGTTGAGCTTGAACCCGATAGTGAATCAGCCAACTTCATTCTTGGAATTATTTATCAGAACCGTGCAGCCAACTTATTTGAGAGAAGAAATAACACTACCGACAATCAGGAAGCTGACAATTTTGATGAAAGTGCAAAAGAAAATCTGAGAGAAGCCATGACCTATTATGAAAGTGCTGCCGAAATCAACCCGGAAAACCCGGAAAACTGGCAGTCTCTCTTCCAGGTATACACGGCTCTTGGAATGGAAGAAAAGGCTGAAGAAGCCATGCAAAAAGCAGGAATGGATAACTCCAACTAA
- a CDS encoding acetyl-CoA C-acyltransferase — protein MSAVVIVEAKRTPIGSFGGKLSSFSAPDLGASVIYEVIKKSGIKPDDVQEVVMGNVLSAGIGQAPARQAALKAGLLDTTPATTVNKVCSSGMKAIMIAADQIELGQNDIMVAGGMESMSNVPYYLRKHRFGSKLGHSKVEDGILIDGLWDVYNDFHMGSAGEICARECNISREQQDEFATESYRRAIAAHKARYFKNEIVAMKVTDRKGTVTKMTMDEELERVNFEKIPQLKPVFDKGGTITAANASSINDGAAAVLLMSEKKAKELDLKPIARIRSRASAAKAPEWFTTAPSDAIPKALKSAGVAKSDVDLFEINEAFSVVSLANNKLLELDPEKVNIYGGAVSIGHPIGCSGARIVVTLLNALKRTNGSIGCAGICNGGGGASALVVEMI, from the coding sequence ATGTCTGCTGTTGTTATTGTTGAAGCCAAACGAACACCCATTGGTTCATTTGGCGGAAAACTTTCCTCCTTTTCCGCACCCGATCTTGGTGCTTCCGTTATTTATGAAGTGATTAAAAAAAGCGGAATAAAACCGGATGATGTACAGGAAGTTGTGATGGGAAATGTTTTGTCTGCAGGAATTGGCCAGGCACCGGCAAGGCAAGCGGCCCTTAAAGCAGGTTTACTGGATACAACACCGGCAACAACCGTCAATAAAGTTTGTTCTTCGGGAATGAAAGCCATTATGATTGCGGCTGATCAAATTGAATTGGGTCAAAATGATATTATGGTTGCGGGTGGAATGGAGAGTATGAGTAATGTACCATACTATCTTCGAAAACATCGGTTTGGTTCGAAGTTAGGTCACTCCAAAGTTGAAGACGGTATTCTGATCGATGGCTTATGGGATGTGTACAACGACTTTCATATGGGCAGTGCCGGAGAGATCTGTGCCAGGGAATGCAACATCTCACGAGAGCAGCAGGATGAATTTGCAACCGAATCATACAGACGTGCCATCGCCGCACATAAAGCCCGATACTTTAAGAATGAAATTGTCGCTATGAAAGTCACTGACAGAAAGGGCACTGTGACAAAAATGACAATGGATGAAGAACTTGAAAGGGTTAATTTTGAGAAAATACCTCAACTCAAACCTGTCTTCGATAAAGGAGGAACGATTACAGCGGCAAATGCAAGCAGTATTAATGACGGAGCCGCAGCCGTCCTTCTAATGAGCGAGAAAAAAGCAAAGGAATTGGATTTAAAGCCAATTGCCAGAATTCGAAGTAGGGCAAGTGCAGCAAAAGCTCCGGAATGGTTTACAACAGCGCCTTCTGATGCTATACCCAAAGCTTTAAAAAGCGCAGGTGTAGCGAAAAGTGATGTTGATTTATTTGAAATAAATGAGGCATTTTCGGTAGTCTCTCTGGCAAATAATAAACTATTGGAGCTGGATCCCGAAAAAGTAAATATTTATGGTGGAGCAGTAAGCATAGGTCATCCAATAGGATGTTCCGGTGCAAGAATTGTCGTTACGCTGCTAAACGCCCTGAAACGGACAAATGGCTCGATTGGGTGTGCAGGAATCTGCAATGGCGGTGGTGGGGCATCAGCTTTAGTAGTAGAAATGATTTAA
- a CDS encoding T9SS type A sorting domain-containing protein: MTYLTSRSSGISILSLLFLFLFWIDNASAQVQIKPNLASFSQYSPPQKTISAPDDLKIIGVMVEFLPDTNRFTSGNGTFGPGSIPYLEDPGTNIDALPHDHSYFEAHLEFTKNYFETVSGGKISIDFEVLPEVYQLNKRMEEYSPTGENPDLSSMAELVTDAWTMVGESNAIINNFTEADNIAFVIFHAGVGRDIELTGTNLDKTPQDLPSFYLSRETLSRFLDDPSFSGFPINNGNLLVSNSLIIPRTLTRAGTDAADDRFLLSLSINGLLTAQIGSHLGLPDLFDTNTGQSGIGRFGLMDGAGIFSYNGLFPPELSAWEKTYLGWSVPFSVEYDEENPIHLPAANLHQEQSISKVSISNEEYFLIENRHRDPDGNGITLTIKKNDGSYVQQTFTNNDTEFTNQEFGFDELLEPGVVVSASNYDFSLPGGFISDLETDDTLNGGILIWHIDEGIIREKMDTGGVNNNADRRGIDLEEADGAQDIGRPTSIGLFQNEVNGSPYDFWWSGNNASVIIQSDTLQFYNNRFSPETTPTNNSNSGAPSYFEIYNISDNLPVASFEIRPVQPFPGIYELWDSKSDMNITAFSDAENEYWKRYPLAVQTITVVNNDWILIPGYDGIQFYQPNDKHLSEQLISVNTLQQPFINNDLFTVAGLPGETGNIELSIYQFHEESISEESQFTIQSNSAFISSFETNILDIDGTTDRIDLSNNEILSTNNAVQFSEKIGDYQSKIENGSLILNHPGGSETFVINQKNEDERFYTGLIQAPNDQVFFYLLEDGQLSVFSPDENYQTKKVIHKSGFIDWPAFVDFNQDSQLDFLFIDYTSNQVIAKNKNGAFLPSFPISAPAETRFTGTPIVADLNGDNNNEFIITGYDNYSMNLYAFDQHGELIDGFPLYVGGIENEESQPIHPLISGNKLIAVSHTGDLKVWEFKNLKNLQWKSKYGNQTRNKISGFINSDAPSNPQLSLLNDEETYNWPNPATDETQIRFQTREPAEIQIKILTMSGRVIGNHTFQSKGGIAEEILLDTSSWASGGYFALIEAKSDGITERKLIKIAIAR, from the coding sequence ATGACATATTTAACTTCAAGAAGCAGTGGTATATCTATTTTATCACTGCTTTTTTTATTTCTTTTCTGGATCGATAATGCATCCGCGCAGGTTCAAATCAAACCGAATCTCGCTTCATTTTCTCAATATTCCCCCCCTCAAAAAACTATTTCTGCCCCTGATGATTTAAAAATTATCGGGGTGATGGTAGAATTTCTTCCGGACACCAATCGCTTTACATCAGGTAATGGAACATTTGGCCCTGGCAGCATTCCTTACCTTGAAGATCCCGGAACAAATATCGATGCTCTTCCTCACGATCACAGCTATTTTGAAGCTCATCTTGAATTCACCAAAAACTATTTTGAAACTGTTTCAGGTGGTAAAATTTCGATTGATTTTGAAGTTCTACCAGAAGTTTATCAGCTAAACAAAAGGATGGAAGAATACTCCCCGACCGGTGAAAATCCTGATCTGTCGAGTATGGCTGAGTTAGTGACTGATGCCTGGACAATGGTAGGTGAATCGAATGCAATCATAAACAACTTTACCGAAGCCGATAACATTGCATTCGTAATCTTCCATGCGGGTGTGGGACGTGACATCGAACTTACAGGAACAAACCTTGACAAAACTCCCCAGGATTTACCTTCTTTTTATTTAAGCAGAGAAACTCTTTCCCGGTTTTTGGATGATCCGTCTTTCTCCGGTTTTCCAATTAACAATGGCAATCTGTTAGTGAGCAATTCACTCATAATCCCCAGAACACTTACAAGGGCCGGCACAGATGCTGCTGATGACCGATTCCTGTTATCCCTTTCCATAAACGGACTTTTAACCGCACAAATCGGAAGCCATCTTGGCTTACCAGATCTGTTTGATACAAATACGGGCCAATCGGGTATTGGCCGATTTGGTTTGATGGACGGTGCCGGAATATTCTCCTACAACGGCCTGTTCCCACCGGAACTTTCGGCTTGGGAAAAAACCTACCTCGGATGGTCTGTCCCCTTTTCCGTTGAATATGATGAAGAAAATCCGATTCATTTGCCCGCAGCCAACCTTCATCAGGAGCAAAGTATTTCCAAAGTTTCAATATCCAATGAAGAATACTTTCTTATCGAAAATCGCCATCGTGACCCTGATGGAAACGGAATTACTCTGACAATTAAAAAAAATGACGGGAGTTACGTTCAGCAAACATTTACAAACAACGACACAGAATTTACAAATCAAGAATTCGGATTTGATGAATTGCTGGAACCCGGTGTGGTTGTATCTGCAAGCAATTATGATTTTTCGCTCCCGGGCGGATTTATCTCTGATCTGGAAACTGATGATACATTAAATGGTGGAATTCTAATCTGGCATATTGACGAAGGCATCATCCGAGAAAAAATGGATACAGGAGGCGTTAATAATAATGCGGATCGCAGAGGAATAGATCTTGAGGAAGCAGACGGAGCCCAGGATATTGGCCGCCCAACCTCTATCGGGCTGTTTCAAAATGAAGTAAATGGATCTCCTTATGATTTCTGGTGGTCAGGCAACAACGCCAGTGTTATTATCCAATCAGACACCCTTCAATTTTACAACAACCGATTCAGCCCGGAAACCACTCCCACAAATAATAGTAATTCGGGTGCTCCCTCCTATTTCGAAATCTATAATATTTCAGACAACCTGCCGGTTGCAAGTTTTGAGATTCGACCTGTTCAGCCTTTCCCTGGTATTTATGAGCTTTGGGATTCAAAATCAGATATGAATATCACCGCTTTTTCGGATGCCGAAAATGAGTATTGGAAACGATATCCACTTGCAGTTCAAACAATTACAGTTGTTAATAATGATTGGATTTTAATCCCGGGATATGATGGTATTCAATTTTATCAGCCGAATGATAAACATCTTTCTGAGCAACTGATTTCTGTAAACACTCTTCAGCAACCGTTCATCAATAACGACCTATTTACAGTGGCCGGATTACCTGGAGAAACTGGAAATATTGAGTTATCTATTTATCAGTTCCATGAAGAAAGTATTTCTGAGGAATCCCAATTTACCATTCAATCAAACTCTGCATTTATCAGTTCATTCGAGACAAACATTCTTGATATTGATGGCACAACCGACAGAATTGATCTGTCAAACAATGAAATTTTGAGCACAAACAACGCCGTTCAGTTCTCTGAAAAAATTGGCGATTACCAATCAAAAATTGAGAATGGTTCACTCATTCTAAATCATCCGGGGGGATCTGAAACTTTTGTCATCAATCAAAAAAATGAAGATGAAAGGTTTTATACTGGATTAATTCAAGCGCCGAATGACCAGGTATTCTTCTACCTTCTTGAGGATGGCCAACTTTCCGTTTTTAGTCCGGATGAAAACTATCAGACTAAGAAAGTGATTCATAAATCCGGTTTCATCGACTGGCCGGCATTTGTTGATTTCAATCAAGACAGCCAACTGGATTTTTTATTTATTGATTATACGTCAAACCAGGTAATTGCAAAGAATAAGAATGGGGCATTCCTTCCGTCATTTCCTATTTCCGCACCTGCTGAAACCCGTTTTACAGGAACACCAATCGTTGCAGATTTGAATGGAGATAACAATAATGAGTTTATCATTACCGGATACGATAATTACTCCATGAATCTGTATGCATTTGACCAACATGGTGAGTTAATTGATGGATTTCCATTATATGTTGGAGGAATTGAAAATGAAGAATCTCAACCCATTCATCCGCTTATTTCAGGAAATAAATTAATTGCTGTTAGTCATACGGGAGATTTGAAAGTTTGGGAATTTAAGAATTTGAAGAATCTCCAGTGGAAGTCGAAATATGGAAATCAAACCAGGAATAAAATATCCGGATTCATCAATTCCGATGCGCCGTCGAATCCTCAGCTCTCATTATTAAATGATGAAGAGACATACAATTGGCCGAATCCTGCGACGGACGAAACTCAAATCAGATTTCAAACCCGTGAACCTGCTGAGATTCAAATCAAAATATTGACGATGAGTGGCCGGGTCATCGGCAATCATACTTTTCAAAGTAAAGGTGGTATAGCTGAGGAGATTTTGCTGGACACATCCAGCTGGGCCAGTGGTGGATATTTTGCACTTATTGAAGCCAAATCTGATGGAATCACGGAGAGGAAACTGATTAAAATTGCAATTGCCCGATAA
- the porV gene encoding type IX secretion system outer membrane channel protein PorV — protein sequence MKKIFFTLTALLLLPAFVVKAQVGITAVPFLQIEPDSRATGMGNTGVAVADNASAIFWNPAGLAFQNQNQISVTHANWLPAFNADLFYDYLVGTYYVEDIGTIGGHITFLNLGEQIRTDETGLELGRFNSFEISAGLSYGFRISDNFSLGTGLRYIYSSLADGSVSGQDISPGSSVGIDLAALYKTNPFQVANRQATFNAGFNLSNIGPGIQYTDNAQKDPLPTVMRLGWAYTMDIDANGINTLTLSNDISKIMARNERISDDPENPEYETMGVLEALFNSWGSYDRFNGTETVSVGLGQQLMYGFGLEYWYDQLFALRTGYYYEHPENGNREFITLGAGLRYNIFGVDFSYIYTLEDDHPLANTIRLSVLMNFR from the coding sequence ATGAAAAAGATTTTCTTCACTCTTACAGCACTTCTACTACTCCCCGCTTTTGTAGTTAAAGCCCAGGTTGGAATAACCGCTGTTCCCTTTTTGCAAATTGAACCCGATTCCCGGGCAACGGGTATGGGTAACACGGGAGTTGCTGTAGCAGATAATGCGTCGGCAATATTTTGGAATCCTGCAGGACTCGCTTTTCAGAATCAAAACCAGATCAGTGTAACTCATGCAAACTGGCTTCCTGCTTTTAATGCAGATCTGTTTTATGATTATCTCGTGGGAACTTATTATGTGGAAGACATTGGCACCATTGGCGGACACATCACGTTTCTCAATCTCGGCGAGCAAATCCGAACAGATGAAACAGGACTGGAACTCGGGCGTTTTAACAGTTTTGAAATTTCAGCCGGTCTCTCCTATGGTTTCCGCATTTCGGATAACTTCTCTCTCGGAACCGGATTAAGATACATCTACAGTTCACTTGCGGACGGTAGTGTTAGTGGTCAGGACATTAGTCCGGGATCAAGTGTCGGCATTGACCTTGCAGCACTTTATAAAACCAACCCGTTCCAGGTAGCTAACAGACAGGCGACTTTTAATGCCGGATTTAATCTTTCAAACATTGGACCGGGCATACAATACACAGACAATGCCCAGAAAGATCCCCTTCCAACCGTGATGCGCTTAGGCTGGGCTTACACCATGGATATTGATGCAAATGGTATCAATACGCTCACACTCTCCAATGACATTTCAAAGATCATGGCTCGTAACGAGCGTATCAGTGACGATCCTGAAAATCCTGAATATGAAACAATGGGAGTCCTCGAAGCCCTGTTTAATTCATGGGGTTCCTATGACAGATTCAATGGCACTGAAACCGTTAGCGTTGGTCTTGGCCAGCAATTAATGTATGGATTTGGACTTGAGTATTGGTACGATCAGCTTTTTGCCTTGAGAACAGGATATTATTACGAACATCCTGAAAATGGAAACAGGGAATTTATAACCCTGGGAGCCGGACTTCGGTACAATATTTTCGGAGTGGATTTCAGCTATATCTACACACTTGAGGACGATCACCCTCTTGCAAACACGATCCGGTTAAGCGTTCTGATGAATTTTAGGTAA
- a CDS encoding cystathionine gamma-synthase — MKFNTKAIHAGQEPEKTSGAVMPPVFHTSTYAQKSPNEHQGYDYARVGNPTRTALEKLIAGLEEADECACFGSGVAAIDAIIKTLKPGDHVLSTNDLYGGTYRLFTQVFEPYGIEFSFVDMTNLEEVQSSLKESTKLVWIETPTNPLLRVIDIEAVADLTRKKSDALTAVDNTFASPYLQQPLLLGADVVMHSTTKYLGGHSDVIGGAVASSNEEFMEKIRFQIKTSGAVPGPMDCYLILRGIKTLHLRVQRSVENAKAVVDMLTSHPDVDHVFYPGLKTHAQHETAARQMKDFGAMVSFRLKDDTIEKAKQVMSGTKIFTLAESLGGVESLISHPASMTHGSIPKEVREKVGITDSLIRLSIGVEDAEDLVEDLKQAIEL, encoded by the coding sequence ATGAAGTTTAACACAAAAGCAATACATGCCGGCCAGGAACCGGAAAAAACATCCGGAGCTGTTATGCCACCGGTATTTCATACATCTACATACGCACAAAAATCTCCAAATGAACACCAGGGTTATGATTACGCCAGAGTAGGTAATCCCACTCGAACAGCTCTTGAAAAACTTATTGCCGGACTTGAAGAAGCTGATGAATGTGCATGTTTTGGCAGTGGAGTGGCAGCTATTGATGCGATCATAAAAACTTTAAAACCCGGAGATCATGTACTTTCTACGAATGATCTGTATGGAGGTACATACAGGTTATTCACACAGGTTTTTGAACCATATGGCATTGAGTTTTCTTTTGTTGATATGACCAACCTTGAGGAGGTTCAGAGCTCTTTAAAAGAATCCACAAAACTCGTTTGGATTGAAACGCCCACCAATCCCCTTTTGCGGGTAATTGATATTGAAGCGGTTGCAGATCTAACAAGAAAGAAAAGTGATGCTCTCACTGCTGTGGATAATACATTTGCCTCTCCCTACCTTCAGCAGCCCCTGTTATTAGGCGCTGATGTCGTTATGCATTCCACTACAAAATATTTGGGCGGTCATTCAGATGTAATTGGCGGAGCTGTTGCTTCTTCCAATGAGGAATTCATGGAAAAAATCCGTTTTCAGATAAAAACATCCGGAGCCGTTCCGGGACCAATGGATTGCTACCTTATTTTGAGAGGCATAAAAACCCTGCATTTACGTGTGCAGCGCTCAGTAGAAAACGCGAAGGCTGTCGTAGATATGTTAACATCTCATCCCGATGTAGATCACGTCTTTTATCCCGGGTTAAAGACTCATGCACAGCATGAAACAGCCGCAAGACAGATGAAAGATTTTGGAGCAATGGTCTCATTTCGTCTCAAAGACGACACCATTGAAAAAGCAAAACAAGTAATGTCCGGCACGAAAATATTCACACTTGCTGAGAGTTTAGGAGGCGTTGAGTCATTAATCAGTCATCCGGCCTCTATGACACACGGCTCCATCCCTAAAGAAGTTCGGGAAAAAGTCGGGATTACCGACTCACTGATTCGGCTCTCCATTGGAGTAGAAGATGCTGAAGATTTAGTTGAAGATTTAAAACAAGCTATTGAATTGTAA
- a CDS encoding tetratricopeptide repeat protein codes for MIYRFTRMSSLVLAFGIFFSFSCSNLKNTESDGSSNSDITSLQEQIREINREISENPENSELPVEKGNLLYRYSQTISNPANRQPVYSNIRGIADNYSAQFVAESGQLNDILLKAWRDEQTNGIKKLQENASERSEEEVTGIVAHFENAITLMPDSLKTYNVLATTHYQRGNLSDAIEILETADNRNQVEKPEVKEKLAYLYLESGDLVEAENRYRQLVEGHPDQLLYHHGLINVLILSDRHEEAIERLEELSEEYPTRYNYQESLATELYYLFKNRTDQYLQSSEGQLSESDREELAELLDSAHSLFESIQESLPTTEEGMFRIATFYKNTSTRLKELSTNYNNDELFTDLQSEYMQYSLPLWERLAELNPENMGYISNLYQVYVELGMNEDAESLERSYNF; via the coding sequence ATGATTTATCGATTTACCCGAATGTCAAGTCTCGTACTTGCATTCGGGATTTTTTTTAGTTTTTCATGTAGTAATCTCAAAAATACCGAATCAGATGGTTCATCGAATTCCGATATAACATCTCTGCAGGAACAGATTCGGGAAATCAATCGGGAGATTTCAGAAAACCCGGAGAATAGTGAACTTCCGGTTGAAAAAGGCAATTTGCTTTATCGTTACTCTCAAACCATTTCGAATCCGGCAAATCGCCAACCTGTTTATTCGAACATCAGAGGTATTGCGGATAACTATTCGGCTCAGTTTGTTGCCGAGTCCGGCCAGCTAAATGATATTTTATTAAAAGCCTGGCGAGATGAACAAACCAACGGCATTAAAAAGCTCCAGGAAAATGCTTCCGAACGTTCGGAGGAAGAAGTGACAGGAATTGTTGCTCATTTTGAGAACGCTATTACCCTTATGCCGGATAGTCTTAAGACGTACAATGTGCTGGCAACAACTCACTACCAGCGCGGGAATTTGAGTGATGCAATTGAAATACTGGAAACAGCTGACAATCGAAATCAAGTGGAAAAACCAGAGGTGAAAGAAAAACTGGCATATTTATACCTCGAATCCGGTGATTTAGTTGAGGCTGAAAATCGTTACAGGCAACTTGTTGAAGGCCATCCGGACCAACTACTCTATCATCATGGTTTAATAAACGTTCTGATATTGAGCGACAGGCATGAAGAGGCCATTGAACGTTTGGAAGAGCTCTCGGAAGAATATCCCACCCGTTATAATTACCAGGAATCTCTTGCAACCGAACTCTATTATCTTTTTAAAAACCGAACGGATCAATATCTGCAAAGTAGTGAAGGCCAACTTTCAGAGAGCGATCGCGAAGAATTGGCTGAACTTCTCGATTCAGCTCATTCGCTCTTCGAGTCTATTCAGGAATCACTTCCCACAACGGAGGAAGGCATGTTCAGAATAGCCACTTTCTATAAAAACACCTCAACGAGATTGAAAGAACTATCAACTAATTATAATAATGATGAATTATTCACTGACCTACAGAGTGAATATATGCAGTATTCTTTGCCTCTTTGGGAAAGGCTTGCTGAACTGAACCCCGAAAATATGGGATACATCAGCAATCTTTACCAGGTGTATGTTGAGTTGGGAATGAATGAGGATGCAGAATCTCTTGAACGATCTTACAATTTTTAA